In the genome of Pontibacter actiniarum, the window CCGATAGACATGGCGTCGGGGTAAGAGAGGCCCGGGGGCACCAGGCGCGACGTGGCAACAAGCTCGCTGCCCCTGTATAGCAGCAGGTGCTGGCACTTCTGGTCCTTGTTGTCCATGTCCAGGAACACACAGGTCTGTTCCACTACAAAAACATCGCTCCGCAGCCGAAGCATGTCATAAAGCTCAAAAGGGGTAAGTTCTGCAAAGGGCTTGCAGATAAACGTTGGTTCCATGTCTGTCAGGTGTCGTAAGGGCAGCCACGGCAGTAACAGCCGCTCAGGTGTTGCTGTGGGCTTTGCGTTTAGGGTGTCTGTCTTCTTAAAGCTTCAAATGTAAGCAATCGGAGGCACAAAACGGGGTGGACCCTAACGAAATGTAAGCCCGAGTAGAGCGAGAGGCTTATCCCGCATCTTGCCCGTTGCTGACAGAAGCGGGCAAGATGTAGTGGTTGGAGCCGCGATTGGGAGGGAGCCTTAAGCCTGCTGTAAGTATGCCTGCACCTGTTTAACGGTTTCTTTGGCAGAGCGGCCCACGCCGATAAGGGTAGCAGAGGCAAAGCCTGTCCAGCCGCCGTATCCTACGAGCCACAGCCCCGGCCTTTCCACAGCCTTGGTGCCTTCTGTAACCACCCTTCCGCTTGCCTTCACCAGGCCCAGGCACTGCAAATGATCGAGGGCATAGCCA includes:
- a CDS encoding GNAT family N-acetyltransferase, whose translation is MEPTFICKPFAELTPFELYDMLRLRSDVFVVEQTCVFLDMDNKDQKCQHLLLYRGSELVATSRLVPPGLSYPDAMSIGRIVSSRAVRGTGVGKVLVERSIEACYRLYGNGPIKIGAQLYAKGFYESFGFVQSGPVYDEDGIDHIEMTKA